In Bacteroidetes bacterium GWF2_43_63, a genomic segment contains:
- a CDS encoding aldehyde dehydrogenase, producing the protein MEYTAIIQRQRDFFHSNVTKDISFRTEQLNRLRTILQTNEKRLCEAIYDDFKKGEFETYATELGILYSDIGESLKKMKRWSRPKRVLTNIPNMPARSFIMPEPYGVCLVIGAWNYPYQLSFAPAIAALAAGNTVVLKPSELSSHTSALMAELVNNNFDPGVFHVVEGGVPETTALLKEKFDKIFFTGSVPVGNIVYQAAAKNLTPVTLELGGKSPAFVFADTNLEVTAKRLVWGKFLNAGQTCIAPDYVLVENKIKEKFLQAIKAQIDDFRYSFENKNHVQIINERNFDRLEKMIDTIKVFTGGEHNREERYISPTVLTDIEFSHPVMDDEIFGPILPVIGFDDLEKIIIEVKDRPKPLACYVFTKSKKIRRKILHEISFGGGAINDTIMHISNPRLPFGGVGHSGTGSYHGEAGFRTFSHYKSVMYKPFRFEPNLKYPPYTKGKMKWLKRFLR; encoded by the coding sequence ATGGAATATACAGCAATAATTCAACGCCAGCGCGATTTCTTTCACAGCAATGTCACCAAAGATATCAGCTTCAGAACTGAACAATTGAACCGATTGAGAACTATTCTTCAGACAAACGAAAAGCGGCTCTGTGAGGCCATTTACGATGATTTCAAAAAAGGAGAATTCGAGACCTATGCCACCGAGCTTGGAATTTTGTACAGCGACATTGGCGAATCGTTGAAAAAAATGAAGCGCTGGAGTCGGCCAAAGCGCGTTCTGACCAACATTCCAAACATGCCAGCACGTTCGTTTATTATGCCTGAACCGTATGGAGTGTGTCTCGTTATCGGCGCCTGGAACTATCCGTACCAGCTTTCGTTCGCACCAGCCATTGCCGCTCTGGCAGCAGGAAACACTGTTGTTTTGAAACCCAGCGAATTGTCATCACACACATCGGCATTGATGGCGGAACTGGTAAATAATAATTTCGATCCGGGCGTTTTTCATGTGGTTGAAGGCGGCGTGCCCGAAACAACAGCATTGCTGAAAGAAAAATTCGATAAAATATTTTTCACCGGAAGTGTACCTGTTGGAAACATTGTTTACCAGGCAGCCGCCAAAAACCTGACTCCGGTCACGCTGGAGTTGGGCGGAAAAAGTCCAGCCTTTGTGTTTGCCGATACCAACCTCGAGGTCACTGCAAAACGCCTTGTGTGGGGAAAATTTCTCAATGCCGGTCAAACCTGCATAGCGCCTGATTATGTGCTGGTTGAAAATAAAATCAAGGAGAAATTTCTGCAAGCCATCAAGGCTCAGATAGATGATTTCCGCTATTCCTTCGAAAATAAAAATCATGTGCAGATCATCAATGAGCGCAATTTCGATCGTCTGGAAAAAATGATTGACACAATAAAAGTATTCACCGGTGGCGAACACAACCGCGAGGAGCGATACATCAGCCCGACAGTGCTTACGGATATTGAGTTTTCACACCCGGTGATGGACGATGAAATCTTCGGCCCCATTCTTCCTGTGATTGGCTTTGATGACCTTGAAAAAATAATTATCGAAGTAAAGGATCGTCCAAAGCCGCTTGCCTGCTATGTTTTCACGAAAAGCAAAAAAATTCGCAGAAAAATATTGCATGAAATTTCGTTTGGCGGCGGTGCCATCAACGACACCATCATGCATATTTCAAATCCGCGGCTGCCCTTCGGAGGCGTGGGTCACAGCGGCACCGGAAGTTATCACGGCGAAGCCGGTTTCCGTACTTTTTCGCACTACAAAAGCGTTATGTATAAACCATTCCGCTTTGAACCCAACCTGAAATATCCGCCTTATACAAAAGGAAAAATGAAATGGTTGAAACGGTTTTTGAGATAA